The following are from one region of the Chthoniobacterales bacterium genome:
- the cimA gene encoding citramalate synthase, giving the protein MKKSVHLYDTTLRDGTQGTGISFSVQDKIRVAERLDAFGIDYIEGGFPGSNPKDAEFFREVRKRNWKHAKIAAFGATRRGRTRVEDDAQVRVLLEAETPAVTIVGKTWPMQVTEVLGVSLEENLAMIAETVAYLKARGREVFYDAEHFFDSYRDDAAYSLATLKAAHEAGASLAILCDTNGGSLPDFVAQATRDAIAALGAPVGIHPHNDCGLGVANALAAVSAGATQVQGTINGYGERVGNCDLVATTANLQLKLGIPVVEDLTQLRELSLFVDELANVPPNIRAPFVGAAAFTHKGGQHVHAVQKLSRSYEHVDPQLVGNRQTIVVSDLSGQSNVLAKARELGFVLEKGAPEAAKILAEVKRLENEGYEFEAADASFDLLVRRQFGASRPLFTLKEYHCHFRYAPTTEFNPCEATVKLMVDGTPEYVVAEGDGPVNALDAALRKALRPFYAWIDEVSLTDYKVRIVDGKSGTAARTRVLIESTDGRKSWGTVGVSENIIEASWQALVDSFEFSGHQRT; this is encoded by the coding sequence ATGAAAAAATCCGTCCACCTTTATGACACCACGCTGCGTGATGGCACGCAGGGCACCGGCATTTCCTTTTCGGTGCAGGACAAGATTCGCGTGGCGGAGCGGCTGGATGCGTTTGGCATCGATTACATCGAGGGGGGGTTCCCGGGGTCGAATCCGAAGGACGCCGAATTCTTCCGCGAGGTGCGGAAGCGCAACTGGAAGCACGCGAAGATCGCGGCCTTCGGCGCCACGCGGCGCGGGCGCACGCGGGTCGAGGACGACGCCCAGGTGCGCGTGCTGCTCGAGGCGGAGACGCCGGCCGTGACGATCGTGGGCAAGACGTGGCCGATGCAGGTCACCGAGGTGCTGGGCGTCTCGCTCGAGGAAAATCTCGCGATGATCGCCGAGACGGTCGCGTATCTGAAGGCACGGGGCCGCGAGGTCTTCTACGACGCCGAGCATTTCTTCGACAGCTATCGCGACGATGCCGCATATTCGCTGGCGACGCTGAAGGCCGCGCACGAGGCCGGCGCCAGCCTCGCGATCCTTTGCGACACGAACGGCGGCTCGCTGCCGGACTTCGTCGCGCAGGCCACGCGCGACGCGATCGCCGCCCTGGGCGCACCGGTGGGGATTCATCCGCACAACGACTGCGGCCTCGGCGTTGCCAACGCCCTCGCCGCCGTTTCGGCTGGCGCCACGCAGGTGCAGGGCACGATCAACGGCTACGGCGAGCGCGTCGGGAATTGCGATCTCGTCGCGACCACCGCGAATCTTCAGCTCAAGCTCGGCATTCCCGTCGTTGAGGACCTCACGCAGCTTCGCGAGCTGTCGCTCTTCGTCGATGAACTCGCCAACGTGCCGCCGAACATCCGCGCGCCGTTCGTTGGCGCCGCGGCGTTCACCCACAAGGGCGGCCAGCACGTTCACGCCGTGCAGAAGCTTTCCCGCAGCTACGAGCACGTCGACCCGCAGCTCGTCGGCAACCGGCAGACGATCGTCGTGTCGGATCTCTCCGGGCAAAGCAACGTGCTCGCGAAGGCCCGGGAGCTCGGCTTCGTGCTCGAAAAGGGCGCGCCCGAGGCGGCGAAGATTCTTGCCGAGGTGAAGCGGCTCGAGAACGAGGGTTACGAGTTCGAGGCGGCCGATGCGTCGTTCGATCTGCTCGTGCGACGCCAGTTCGGCGCGAGCCGGCCGCTGTTCACGCTCAAGGAGTATCACTGCCATTTCCGCTATGCGCCGACGACGGAGTTCAATCCCTGCGAGGCCACGGTGAAGCTGATGGTCGACGGCACACCGGAGTATGTCGTCGCGGAGGGCGACGGCCCCGTGAACGCGCTCGACGCCGCCCTGCGCAAGGCGCTGCGCCCGTTCTACGCCTGGATCGACGAGGTCTCGCTGACCGACTACAAGGTGCGCATCGTCGATGGCAAATCGGGCACCGCGGCGCGGACGCGCGTGCTCATCGAATCGACGGACGGTCGGAAGTCGTGGGGCACGGTCGG